The Microbacterium natoriense genomic interval CCGGCAGCGGGCGGGGTGATCCGCACCGGGCAGCTGTTCCGCTCCGGGCACCTGGCCGGACTCGGCGAAGAGGCAGCGGATGCCGTGCGCGCCCGCATCCGCCGGATCATCGACCTGCGCGCCGACGACGAGGTGGCGGAGGACGTCACGGCCCTCGAGGGCATCGCGATCACGCGGCTGCCGCTGTACCTCGGATCGACCAGGTCGTTCTTTCTCGAGGACTACAGCCTCGGCGAGATCTACGCGCACCTGCTCGGGCGCTCGTCCGTGCAGCTCGTCGCAGCCGTGCGGATCATCGCGGCGGGCGAGCCCACGCTCGTACACTGCACCGCCGGCAAGGACCGCACGGGCGTGACCATCGCCCTCGCGCTCGCGGCGGCAGGCGCCGATCGCGAGGCGATCGTCTCCGACTACGCGCTGACGGCACAGCTCATCCCCGATGAGCACCGTCGCGCGACCTCCGAGCGCCTCGCGGCCAAGTATCCGCAGTCGCGGCACGCCTGGATGCTCGCGACCGAATCTCCCGCCGAGGTGATGCGCGCCTCGCTCGCCTCCGTCGACGCCGAGTGGGGATCGGCCGCCGACTACCTGCTCGCCCACGGCTTCTCGATCGAAGAGCTCGCCGCCCTCCGCGCAGCCCTCGTCGCCCCGGCATCCGCCGCGCCTTCCGAAGGAGACCCCTCATGACGGCATCCGCTGACCTGACCTGGTTCACCGAGGCCCGCCTCGGCATGTTCGTGCACTGGGGCGTGTACTCGCTGGCCGCCCGGCATGAGTGGGTGAAGAACCACGAGCGGATGACGGATGCCGAGTACGAGCCGTACTTCGCGCACTTCGATCCCGACCGCTACGACCCGCGGGCGTGGGCTCGCACGGCGAAGGCCGCCGGAGCCGGCTACGTCGTGCTGACCGCGAAGCACCACGACGGCTTCTGCCTGTGGAACTCGAAGCTCACCGACTACACCTCGGTGAACACCCCCTTCGGTCGTGACGCCGTCGCCGAGTTCGTCGACGCCTGCCGCGCAGAGGGCCTGCGGGTGGGCCTGTACTACTCGCTCATCGACTGGCATCATCCGAGTTTCCCCGTCGACGGCACGCACCCCCAGCGTGACGACGAGGAGTTCAAGGCCGCCGCCGCGAACCGCGATATCCGCGACTACCAGCGCTACCTGCACGGTCAGGTGCGCGAGCTGCTCACCGGGTACGGGCAGATCGACTACCTGTTCTTCGACTTCTCCTACACCCACCGCCCCGACTACTGGGGCGGCAAGGGCGCCGCCGACTGGGACGCCGAGAACCTGCTCTGCATGGTCAGGGCGCTGCAGCCGCACATCATCGTCAACGATCGACTCGGCATCCCCGGCGACATCGTCACACCCGAGCAGTACCAGCCGCTCGAGCCGATGACGCGCGACGGCGAGCGCGTCGCCTGGGAGGCCTGCCAGACCCTCGACGGCAGCTGGGGCTACGACCGCGACAACCTCGACTCGAAGAGCCCGGAGTCGCTGATCAAGCTCCTCGTCGACGGCGTCTCGAAAGACGGAAACCTGCTGCTGAACGTCGGCCCCGACGGCCGCGGGCGCATCGACGCCACCGCGCAGCGCACCTTCGACGAGATCGCGGCCTGGATGGACGATCACGCGCGTTCGATTCACGGCGCGGGCCCCGCTCCGTGGCAGGCGCCGAGCGACACGCGCTACACGCTCAGCGGCGACCGGCTCTACGTGCATCTGTTCTCCTGGCCGTTCAAGCACCTGCATCTGCCGGGCCTGGCGGGCAAGGTGCGCTACGCGCAGCTGATGGCGGACGCCTCCGAGCTGGTGCCGCTGCACGTCGATCCTGACCGCGTGGCGCAGAACACGCTGATGGGCGGGCTACCCGACGGGACCCTCACCCTCCAGCTGCCCATCCAGCGACCCGACTCCCCCGTGCCCGTGATCGAGCTCTTCCTGACCGACGCTTCCTGAACCGACCTGACCCCTTCCCCTCGCACCATCCCTCAGGGATCGTGCACCGCGGGGCCCGGTCATCGACCCCTGCCATCCGCACCCATCCCTCAACGAGGAGGAACCCATGAAACGCAGAACCTTCATCCTGTCGGCCGTCGCCGGCGCAGCTGCGGCGATCACGCTGCCCCAGCAGGCCGGCGCGACCGTGCTCGGCCGCCCGGCGGCATCCGCTCGTGTCGTCCCGATGCTTCCGGGCCGCGGCCCGTACTCGCACGTCTCGAGCGTCGACGAGCTTCGCGCGGCGATCGCGTCGATGACCAACGGCGGCACGATCATCGTCGCTGACGGCACCTACGCGGTCCCCGAGGGAGCGCCCATCGACCTGACGGGCGCCGGTGGCCGGTGGAACAAGCCGCTGACGATCATGGCCGCGTCCATCGGCGGCGTGACCCTCACGGGCGCGCAGAGCTTCCTGTTCCAGAGCGCCCACGACATCGTCATCAGCGGCTTCGTGTTCACCCAGTCGACGACCATCGAGATCGCACCCACCTGCAACGCGATCACCCTGAGCCGCAACGAGTTCACGCTCGCCGACATCGAGGGCATGCACTGCATGATGGTGCGCGCCGACAACACGGTGATCGAGTACAACCACTTCCACCACAAGTCGACGCTCGGCATCTTCCTCGGCGTCGAGGGCGCGAACGCGACCGAGATGGCCGAGAACGTGCACATCCATCACAACTACTTCTCCGACCACAGCTTCGCCGGCGACAACGGCGGCGAGCCGATCCGCCTCGGCGTGAGCCCGCGCGCGCTCAGCAGCGCGCGAGCGACCATCGAGTACAACCTCTTCGAGCGCACGAACGGCGACCCCGAGGCGATCTCAGTGAAGTCCAGCGACAACACGATCCGGTACAACACGATCCGCGACAGCGGCGGCGGCATCGTGCTCCGGCACGGCAACCGCACCAGGGTCGAATCGAACCACATCATCCGCGGCGAGCGCGGCATCCGCATCTACGGCAACGACCACGTCATCGTGAACAACTACATCGGCGAGACCGCCGACACCGCGATCGTGCTGGGAGCAGGCACCGTGCGCGACCACTACGAAGGCGAACCCGCGAACTCCCGCAACAAGAACGACGCCGTCGACCGCGTGCGCGTCGCCCTCAATACGATCGTGGGGAACGCCGGCGGCATCTCGGGTGAGACGCACCGTCCGATCCCGCCCGCCGATTGCGTGATCGTCGACAACATCGTGGTGGGCGACGCGGGAACCCTCGCCACGGTGCCGACGGGCACGGGATTCACCTGGGCGGGCAACATCCTGTGGGGCGCGGCACCCGACGGCGATCTGCCCGTCACGGGATTCACGCGCGTGAACCCGCTCCTCGCCCGCGACGCGGCCGACGTACTGCGCATCAGTGCGGGCAGCCCCGCCGTCGACGCGGCGACGCAGGACCACTCCGCCTGGGTGCGCGACGACATCGACGGGCGCAAGCGCAAGGGCGCCGCCGACGTCGGAGCGCACGAGCTCACCCCGGCGCACGCCATGCGCGAGCCGCTGACAACCGCAGACGTCGGGCCCTTCGCCCCCTGATCCGGTCCCCACCGGCGGCCGGTCGCGCTCACTCCGAGCGCGACCGGCCGTTCTTGGCGGTGCGCAGAGCGGGTACTGGTCAGCGCGCGGCGGGTCCTGTCGAGCCGCGCACCACGAGAGTGGTCGCGAGATCGAAGCCGTCGCCCGGAACCTCGTCGCCCGTGACCCGGGCGAGGAGGGCCGCCATCGCGTGATCTCCACCCTCTCGGAGCGGGGATTTGACCGTGGTGAGGGCAGGCGAGGTGAAATCCGCGCCGAAGATGTCGTCGAAGCCGACCACGCTGATGTCGGCGGGGATGCGGATGCCGGTCTCGACGAGCTCCTGCATGAGGCCGATGGCGATGAGGTCGTTGTAGGCGAAGACCGCTGTGGCGCCGCTGTCGCGCACGGCCACGGCGGCGCTGCGCCCGCCGACCACGGTCGGGGCGACGGGTTCGAGGGTCACGAGCTCGATGTGCGCCCATTCGCACCGCTGTGCGAGCAGCTCGCCGCGGCGACGGGCCATCCACGACAGCGCGGGACCGGGCACGTACGCGATGCGGGAGTGCCCGTGCGATCGCAGATGCCGCACCGCTTCGGCGATGCCGTGCTGCACGTCGGGCACGACCGAGAGCACGTCGTCGACGAGACGGTTCACGACGGCGACCGGCTTCTGCCTGGCCAGCGCCGTGATCTGCTCGTCAGACATGCGCGGCGTCGCCAGCAGCAGCCCGTCGACCATGCGCAGCATGCGCTGCGCCCTCTCGTACTCGCGCTCGTCAGACTCCTCCGACTCGGTGAGCACGAGGGTGTATCCGGCGCTGGTGGCAGCCGCCTCGGCCCCGCGGATGACATCGAAGAACACGGGGTTCGTGATGTCGGAGACGACGAGACCGACGATCGACGTGCGCCCGGTCGGCAGCGCTCGAGCCATCGGGTTGACCTGGTAGTTCAGCGTCTCGGCTGCGGCGCGGATCCGGCGCTCGGTGACCGCGTTCACCCGTCCCGGCCGGTTCAGCGCCCGCGACACGGTCGACGGGTTCACGCCGGCGAGCTTCGCGACGTCGTAGATGGTCACGCTCTCCGTCGGAGTCGCGTCGCCCTCGCCGAGGGCATCGACCGCGGTGTCGTCTGCCATGGTCTAGCTCCTCACTGCATCGCCGCGCACCGCGCGGACCGTGCTGTCCTCCAGCCTACGGATTCCGCGGTCGACCGCGGTTCGCATTGCACGCGCGGCGGCATCCGCTTCTCCGAGCACCTGGGCGATCTGTTCCGACGAGCGCCCGTCGCGCACCGCCCAGGCGGCGATCGCGGATGCCGCGGCATCCCCTCGGTCACCAGAGGCGAGCGCGTTCGCGAGCACCGGGACGATGCGCACCGGCAGTTTGTGAGCACCGTCCAACGCGATCTGCGCGAGCCGGTGGCGGATGCGCGGATTCGCGAACCGCGCGCGGGTGGCGGCGATCGCCTCGTCGATCTCCCCGCGCGGCAGCTCACAACTCGCGGCGGCGCTCTGCCAGTAGTCCTCGACGAGTTCGCGCAGTTCGGGGTCGGCGAAAGCGCCCGCGACGTCGTCGAAGCCGCGGAGCAGCCCCTGGTACGCCAGCAGCGAGTGCGCGCCGTTGAGGATGCGGAGCTTGCGCTGCTCGAAGGGCGCGAGATCGCGGGTCGTGCGCACCCCGACCTGATCCCAGGCCGGTCGGGGACCGACGAAGCCCTCCTCGATCACCCACTCGGAGAAGGGCTCCGTCACGACGGTCCCGTGATCGCGGATGCCGGCGATGCGCTCGACCTCGTCGATGTCGGCATCCGTGGTCCGGGGAGTGATCCTGTCGACCATAGAAGAGAGGAAGACGACGTTGTCGTCGATCCAGTCGGCCAGGCGGTGATCGATCGCCATCGCGGCGTCGAACACCACGGCGCGCGTGATGCCGCCGTTGTCGGACAGGTTGTCGCAGCTGATGACGGTGAGCGCTCCCCCGCCCGCAGTCCTCCTCGCCTGCAGGCCCCGCGCGATGCGCGTCGCAGCTGTGCCGTCGCGGTAGCCGGCCTCGGTGATCGTGAGGGTGAGGATGTGGGTGTCGGGGTCGGCCATGGTCGTCTGCCAGGCGTGGGCGTCGGCCCCGTCGTGGACGGAGCGGATGCTGCGCACCTCGCTGATCTCGTCGCCGTCGGCCGCTCGGGTGATGAGTGTGTACGTCCCGCCGCGAGCCTCGAGCAGACGGGCCTGCGTGGCCGATCGCCCGGTGAAGGCGGCGATCCGCCACGGTTCCCCCACTGCGCCGGCGCGGTCGGTGTACCAGGCCTGATGAGCCCGGTGGAAGGCGCCGACGCCCAGGTGCGCGATGGTCGGTGGCATGCGGTCTCCTCATCTCAGCGCCGACGGCGTCGTCGGCACACGACATTCTATGGCAAACGGTTGCCATATCGGAGGGAATGACGGTACGGTCGACTCAGGGACCACGCATCCCCGCACGACCGCAGAAGGACATCATGCCGACCACGAAGATGCATCCGGATCGGCTGTTCCCCAGCGATCCCGCCACCCGCGACATCGCCCGCGAGCTCTACGCCGCGGTCGCCGACGCGCCGATCTGCTCGCCGCACGGCCACGTACCGGCATCCCTGCTCGCCGACAACGAGCCCTTTGCCTCGCCCACCGAGCTGCTCATCACGGGCGACCACTATGTGACGCGGGTCCTGCACGGCGCCGGCATCCCCCTCAGCACTGTGCAGGCGCCGGCGGGAGAGCCGGCTGTCGACCCCCGCGAGGCCTGGCGCGTGCTCGCCGCGCACTGGCATCTGTTCCGCGCGACACCGGTGCAGTACTGGCTGGAGTACCAGCTCGGCGAGGTGTTCGGCGTGACGACCCGTCTCTCCGCCGAGACCGCCGACGCCGTGTACGACGAGGTCGACGAGAAGCTGAGGGACGAGGCGTTCCGCCCTCGCGCCCTGTTCGAGCGCTTCGGCGTCGACGTGCTCGCGACGACGGACGATCCGGCCGATGACCTCGCCGCCCACCGCGCGCTCGCGGCCGATCCGAGCTTCGCGGGTCGCGTGCTGCCGACCTTCCGCGCCGACCGTGTCATGGATCCGTCGGCCCCCGGCTGGCTCGCCGCCGTCGACCGACTGGCCGCGGCATCCGGAATCCCCTGTGACACCTATGAGGGCCTGCTCGCCGCGCTCCGCGCACGCCGCGCGTTCTTCCGCTCCGTAGGCGGAACGTCGAGCGACACCGGTGTGCCCGACGCCTGGGCGATCCCCCTCGACCCGGCGGAGGCTGCTCGCATCCATCACGCCGCCTTCCGCGGGCGCGCCACGGCGGCCGAGGGCGTGGCGTATCGACGCGACATCCTGTATCGCTTGATCGAGATGGCAGCGGATGACGGCATGGTGATGCAGCTGCATCCGGGCGTGCACCGCAACCACCACGCGCCGACCCTCGCCAGGCACGGAGCGGACACCGGCCACGATATGCCTCTGCCGACCGGGTTCACCGAGCCGCTGCGGCAGGCGCTGAACGACTTCGGCACGGGCACGGCTCTGCGGCTCGTGCTCTTCACGGTCGACGAGACCGCGTTCTCCCGCGAGCTCGCACCTCTCGCCGGTTTCTACCCGAGCGTGTACGTCGGGGCCCCGTGGTGGTTCCTCGACACCCCCGACGCCATGGAGCGCTACCGCCGCGCGATCACCGACAGCGCCGGTTTCGCGAAGACCTCGGGCTTCATCGACGACACCAGGGCGTTCTGCTCGATCCCCGCGCGGCACGACATGGCCCGGAGAGCGGATGCCTCGTATCTCGCGTCGCTCGTCGCCACGCATCGCCTCACCGAGGCGGATGCCGCGGAGATCGCCGTCGAACTCGTGAGCCGGATCCCCTACGACACCTTCCGCATCCCGCGCTGAGCCGCGTGGCCCGCGGCCGTGCGTGGCGGGTGCGCGGCCGAGCGTGCGCGAAGATGCCGTCCCCGAATGAAATGGCGACCACAACGCGCACCCCGATACCAGCATCCGATCGCTCTGCCCGAAATCCTGCTCGGGGTGCGCATCAATGCCGCTCGCCGCGCCCGAAGGCGACCACAACACGCACCTCGGTGCCGTGCCAATGCCGCACCGGAGCGAGCGCACAGAGGCGCCGGGCGAGAGCCTCGCCCGGCGCCTCCACCTCAGGTCAGGGCGCGGTCGGGCCGACCTTCGCCGTCGTCAGCGGGGCACGGGTGGCCGCGTTGCTTGTCACCTCGTGCGCACCGACGTCGTAGACGCCTGCCCGCTGGCGGCCCTCGATGTCATCCGTCACCCAGGTGCCGTGGTCGGTCATGAAAGCCGCATTCACGGCGGGGCTCGACGAGCCGATCTTCCACACGCCCGCCGCGTCCTGCGCGAGCTGCGGATTCACCCGCGTGTAGCCCACGGTGGGGATGTTGCCATTGGCAGCCGAACCCCACAGGATGTTGCCGCGCCAGTAGAAGTCCTGCATGAGCGGGACATCGGCGAGCTTGTTGGTGCTGCCCTGGAAGATGTTGTCGACGATCGTCACGTTCCGCGGCTCGACCGTGCGGTGCGTCTCGCCTGCCAGGCCGTTGACGTTGTTCACCACGGTGTTCAGACCGATGCGGATGCGGTCGGGAGCGTCGTACTGCTTGCGCGATTCGGTGCTCTCTCCCACGAAGTGGTCGCGCACCGTGCCGGAGCCGACGACGATCGCACCGTCGATGTTGCTGATGCCGCTCACGTAGTTGTTCATGATGACGTGGTCGTTGCCGTAGATGCGGATGCCGTTGTCGCCGTTCAGGATGTAGTTCGACAGCACCTTGTTGTTGTTGCCGTGACGCAGCACGATGCCGCCCTTGCTGTTGCGGATCGTGTTGTACCTGATGGTGTGACCGCTGGATTTGACCGAGATCGCCTCGGGGTCGCCGTCGGCGTCCTCGAACAGGTTGTACTCCACGATCGCGCCTCCGCTGGAGAGCGCCTTCGGGCTGGTGCCGAGCCGGATCGACTCGCCGCCGTTGCTACCCGCGAAGGTCTGGTCGGAGAAGTAGTTGTGGTGGATGTGCGAGTTCTTCGCGACGGTGTCGGTGCCCGGCCCCTCGATGCCGAGGTAGACGCCGATCGTGCTCTTGCCGTGGAACCAGTTGTACGCGACCTCCGAATCGTCCGAGCGGACGATCAGGTTGTGCTCGGCCGACTGGGCGAAGACGAACTCGTTGCGGATGAAGTCCACCGCCTTGCTGCTCGAGCCCACGTCGATCGTCGTCGACTGGGTGAATTTGAACCCCTGGATGCTGACGTCGTGCACGCCGGAGAAGGAGAAGCTCGATGATCCGGTCAGCGTCACGCCGCCGACGGTCTCGGCCTTGATGGTCACCGGTTCGGATGAGGTCCCCGAAGCGCTGGAGCCGAGACTCACCGCCGAGGAGACGCTATAGCTGCCGTTCTTCAGCACGATCGTGTCACCGGCATCGGAGTTGTTGATCGCGCTCTGCAGCGCCGAGATCGAGGTGACTGTGGTGGTCTGGCCGGTGCTGCCGCCCGGCGTGCCCGGCGTGCCGTAGATCTGGACCTCCCACAGCGAGTAGCCGTAAGCGGTGCCGCGCGCGGTGCCGTGGATCCGCAGGTAGCGGCCGGTGCCGCTCAGGCCCGTGATGTCGTCGGTGCCGCCGTTGCCCGCAGTCTCGTCCTTGAGCGTGGTCCAGTTCGTGCCGTCGGCCGAGATCTGCACGGTGTACTTCGACGCGTACGCCGCTTCCCAGTTCAGCAGCACGCGTGAGACCGTCGCCCCCTCGCCGAGATCGACGGTGATCCACTGGGGGTCGACGCCCTCTTGGCTGGCCCAGCGCGTGGTCGAGGATCCGTCCACCGCGGCGGATGCCGGAAACGCGGACGTCTCCAGCGAGGATGCCGTCACCGGACGCCCCTGCGAGATGAGCGCGTCGGCGAGCGGTCCGACTTCCGCGGCGATCAGCGGACCCGCCTGCCCGGACGGAAGCGCGGGCGCGGCGGATTGCGGGGCAATCTCGGCGGCGCTCGCGGCAGCCGGCACGCAGGTCAGCGCGAGAGTCGCGGCGGCGAGCACCGCGATGGCCCGATGTGTGGTCTTCATCATGCAGTTTCCGATCTTCATTGATGGGGGTAGGGGTTGCTGCGTCAGGATCACGGTGTGACCGTGATGTTCGTGAGCCCGTTCACGGCGCCGGTCACGGTGTTCGAGGCATAGACCTTGTTGGGGTTGCCGGAGCACTTCGACGTCGAGGAGACGAACACGGCGTAGCCGCCGACGTCGCCGAGGTCGGAGTCGTTGCCGCGCCAGATGTTGCCGCATCCGTACCCGGTCAGCGGATTGTGCGTCTCATAGCCGTTCGCGAACGTGCCGGGCGAGGAGAACGTTCCGGTGTTGTCCTCGAAGAGATACCCGTTTCCCTTCACGTCGATCCAGGAGTCTGCCGAGTTCTGACCGGAGAGCCCGGTGCCGTCGAAGCTGTTGCCGCGCACGACTCCGCCCTCGGTGCCCTCTTTGATGTCGATGTGCTCGGCGGCGATGCCGGGCCCGAAGGCGTTGCCGATGACCTGCACCCGATCGGAGCGATCGCGCCCTGAGGAATCGGCGTAGCAGGTGAAGTTCGAGTTCGCCGAGCCGAGGTAGAGGCCCTCACCGTAGCCAGGCTGAGCGAGTCCGGTGCGTGTGATCTCGGAGTTCTTGATGACCCCGTCGGCCGAGGACTTCCGGAAGTGCACGCCTTCGTCTTCGATGTCGCGCACGAGCACGCCGTCGATCGTGACGTGCGTCGCGGTGTCGAGCACGATGCCCTTCTTAGCGTCGGCGACCGTGAGCCCGGTGATATTCCAGTACGAGGCGCCGTAGAGCCAGAGCCCGTACCCCGAGTCCCAGCCGTCTCCCGGGTGCGGGCATCCGTTCAGGGTTCCGCTGGGGCCGTCGTTCGTGATGATGGCGGTGCGAGGGCCGGTGATCGTGATCGGAGCGGATGCCGTGCCCGGCGTCGTCGCGACGAAGCTGCCCTGGTAGGTGCCGGGGGCGAGCCGGATGGTCTGGCCGGGAGTCGCCGCCGTGAGGGCTGTGCTGAGCTGGGCGGCGGTGGAGACGTCGATGACCGTGCCGCCTGTGCCGCCGCCGGGTGTGCCGGCGGTGCCGTAGACCTTGACCTCGTAGAGCGAGTACCCGTATGTCGTGCCGCGGGCGGTGCCATAGATGCGCAGATACCGACCGGTTCCGCTCAGGCCCGTGATGTCATCCGTGCCGCCGTTGCCCGCGGTCTCGTCCTTGAGCGTCGTCCATGACGAACCATCGGCCGAGACCTGCACCTTGTACTTCGACGCGTAGGCCGCCTCCCAGTTCAAGACCACCCGTGACACCGATGCCCCGGCGCCCAGGTCGACCTGAATCCACTGCGGATCCACACCCTCTACGCTCGCCCACCGGGTCGACGACGACCCGTCAAACGCGGCCGACGCCGGGAACGCCGACGTCTCCACAGACGACGCCATCGCCGGGCGCCCCTGCGAGATCAACGACTCGACCGCAGCAGTGACGGCCGCCGCCTCGGCAGGACTCGGAGCGGCGGCGGTTGCAGCCGTCGCGGTCGCCATGCCGAGGGGCAGAGCCAGTGCTGCGGCGGCGCACACAGCGAGCAGCCGTCGGTGGAATGTGGTGCGTGCGTGTGACATCGTCGTCTCCTGCGCGTTCGGAAGAGCATCCGACAGGGCCGGTCGGCCCTGTTCGTAAAACTTCTTACCATTACTTGATCATGACGCGCCAGCGCTTTTGGCAAACGCTTGCCAGATCGAGTGGAATCACTCTATGCCACGAGATCGCTCCCACGCCAGCACCGGGAGCGGAGGCGATCTCCGGTGCAGATGTGCGACCATGGCCCCGAGCGCACGAGGAGGTGACCCGATGCAACGAGATGCGGCTGAGCGCCGACGCGACCACGTCGTGATCGCGGTCACCCTCTACGTGTTCATCTCTCTGACGGCCGGGCTCTTCACGTTCATGCGGGGCTTCGAGTTCACGGGATGCAGCGGCAGCTGCGACCTCCCAGTGATGGGCTGCGCGAGAATCCTCTTCCTGTTGGCGGACATCGGGCTGCTGGCTCTGGTCCTGCCGACCCTGCTGATCCTCGGGCTGCTCCGTCGCCCCGTCCTCTGGCTCGCAGTGTCAGCGCTCATCGCAATCAGCGCGCTGGCTATCGCCTCGAACGTCGTGTTCACCGTGGCTCAGGCCACGGGCAACAGCTGACGACTACGCGCCGAGATACCCCCGCAGGCTCGCGGCCTCTGATGCGAGCATCGCCGGGTCGTCGCCGGGC includes:
- a CDS encoding tyrosine-protein phosphatase — protein: MTVIELDGITGFRDVGGIPAAGGVIRTGQLFRSGHLAGLGEEAADAVRARIRRIIDLRADDEVAEDVTALEGIAITRLPLYLGSTRSFFLEDYSLGEIYAHLLGRSSVQLVAAVRIIAAGEPTLVHCTAGKDRTGVTIALALAAAGADREAIVSDYALTAQLIPDEHRRATSERLAAKYPQSRHAWMLATESPAEVMRASLASVDAEWGSAADYLLAHGFSIEELAALRAALVAPASAAPSEGDPS
- a CDS encoding alpha-L-fucosidase, with protein sequence MTASADLTWFTEARLGMFVHWGVYSLAARHEWVKNHERMTDAEYEPYFAHFDPDRYDPRAWARTAKAAGAGYVVLTAKHHDGFCLWNSKLTDYTSVNTPFGRDAVAEFVDACRAEGLRVGLYYSLIDWHHPSFPVDGTHPQRDDEEFKAAAANRDIRDYQRYLHGQVRELLTGYGQIDYLFFDFSYTHRPDYWGGKGAADWDAENLLCMVRALQPHIIVNDRLGIPGDIVTPEQYQPLEPMTRDGERVAWEACQTLDGSWGYDRDNLDSKSPESLIKLLVDGVSKDGNLLLNVGPDGRGRIDATAQRTFDEIAAWMDDHARSIHGAGPAPWQAPSDTRYTLSGDRLYVHLFSWPFKHLHLPGLAGKVRYAQLMADASELVPLHVDPDRVAQNTLMGGLPDGTLTLQLPIQRPDSPVPVIELFLTDAS
- a CDS encoding polysaccharide lyase 6 family protein encodes the protein MKRRTFILSAVAGAAAAITLPQQAGATVLGRPAASARVVPMLPGRGPYSHVSSVDELRAAIASMTNGGTIIVADGTYAVPEGAPIDLTGAGGRWNKPLTIMAASIGGVTLTGAQSFLFQSAHDIVISGFVFTQSTTIEIAPTCNAITLSRNEFTLADIEGMHCMMVRADNTVIEYNHFHHKSTLGIFLGVEGANATEMAENVHIHHNYFSDHSFAGDNGGEPIRLGVSPRALSSARATIEYNLFERTNGDPEAISVKSSDNTIRYNTIRDSGGGIVLRHGNRTRVESNHIIRGERGIRIYGNDHVIVNNYIGETADTAIVLGAGTVRDHYEGEPANSRNKNDAVDRVRVALNTIVGNAGGISGETHRPIPPADCVIVDNIVVGDAGTLATVPTGTGFTWAGNILWGAAPDGDLPVTGFTRVNPLLARDAADVLRISAGSPAVDAATQDHSAWVRDDIDGRKRKGAADVGAHELTPAHAMREPLTTADVGPFAP
- a CDS encoding LacI family DNA-binding transcriptional regulator → MADDTAVDALGEGDATPTESVTIYDVAKLAGVNPSTVSRALNRPGRVNAVTERRIRAAAETLNYQVNPMARALPTGRTSIVGLVVSDITNPVFFDVIRGAEAAATSAGYTLVLTESEESDEREYERAQRMLRMVDGLLLATPRMSDEQITALARQKPVAVVNRLVDDVLSVVPDVQHGIAEAVRHLRSHGHSRIAYVPGPALSWMARRRGELLAQRCEWAHIELVTLEPVAPTVVGGRSAAVAVRDSGATAVFAYNDLIAIGLMQELVETGIRIPADISVVGFDDIFGADFTSPALTTVKSPLREGGDHAMAALLARVTGDEVPGDGFDLATTLVVRGSTGPAAR
- a CDS encoding mannitol dehydrogenase family protein, with translation MPPTIAHLGVGAFHRAHQAWYTDRAGAVGEPWRIAAFTGRSATQARLLEARGGTYTLITRAADGDEISEVRSIRSVHDGADAHAWQTTMADPDTHILTLTITEAGYRDGTAATRIARGLQARRTAGGGALTVISCDNLSDNGGITRAVVFDAAMAIDHRLADWIDDNVVFLSSMVDRITPRTTDADIDEVERIAGIRDHGTVVTEPFSEWVIEEGFVGPRPAWDQVGVRTTRDLAPFEQRKLRILNGAHSLLAYQGLLRGFDDVAGAFADPELRELVEDYWQSAAASCELPRGEIDEAIAATRARFANPRIRHRLAQIALDGAHKLPVRIVPVLANALASGDRGDAAASAIAAWAVRDGRSSEQIAQVLGEADAAARAMRTAVDRGIRRLEDSTVRAVRGDAVRS
- the uxaC gene encoding glucuronate isomerase — its product is MPTTKMHPDRLFPSDPATRDIARELYAAVADAPICSPHGHVPASLLADNEPFASPTELLITGDHYVTRVLHGAGIPLSTVQAPAGEPAVDPREAWRVLAAHWHLFRATPVQYWLEYQLGEVFGVTTRLSAETADAVYDEVDEKLRDEAFRPRALFERFGVDVLATTDDPADDLAAHRALAADPSFAGRVLPTFRADRVMDPSAPGWLAAVDRLAAASGIPCDTYEGLLAALRARRAFFRSVGGTSSDTGVPDAWAIPLDPAEAARIHHAAFRGRATAAEGVAYRRDILYRLIEMAADDGMVMQLHPGVHRNHHAPTLARHGADTGHDMPLPTGFTEPLRQALNDFGTGTALRLVLFTVDETAFSRELAPLAGFYPSVYVGAPWWFLDTPDAMERYRRAITDSAGFAKTSGFIDDTRAFCSIPARHDMARRADASYLASLVATHRLTEADAAEIAVELVSRIPYDTFRIPR
- a CDS encoding chondroitinase-B domain-containing protein — encoded protein: MMKTTHRAIAVLAAATLALTCVPAAASAAEIAPQSAAPALPSGQAGPLIAAEVGPLADALISQGRPVTASSLETSAFPASAAVDGSSTTRWASQEGVDPQWITVDLGEGATVSRVLLNWEAAYASKYTVQISADGTNWTTLKDETAGNGGTDDITGLSGTGRYLRIHGTARGTAYGYSLWEVQIYGTPGTPGGSTGQTTTVTSISALQSAINNSDAGDTIVLKNGSYSVSSAVSLGSSASGTSSEPVTIKAETVGGVTLTGSSSFSFSGVHDVSIQGFKFTQSTTIDVGSSSKAVDFIRNEFVFAQSAEHNLIVRSDDSEVAYNWFHGKSTIGVYLGIEGPGTDTVAKNSHIHHNYFSDQTFAGSNGGESIRLGTSPKALSSGGAIVEYNLFEDADGDPEAISVKSSGHTIRYNTIRNSKGGIVLRHGNNNKVLSNYILNGDNGIRIYGNDHVIMNNYVSGISNIDGAIVVGSGTVRDHFVGESTESRKQYDAPDRIRIGLNTVVNNVNGLAGETHRTVEPRNVTIVDNIFQGSTNKLADVPLMQDFYWRGNILWGSAANGNIPTVGYTRVNPQLAQDAAGVWKIGSSSPAVNAAFMTDHGTWVTDDIEGRQRAGVYDVGAHEVTSNAATRAPLTTAKVGPTAP
- a CDS encoding discoidin domain-containing protein — encoded protein: MSHARTTFHRRLLAVCAAAALALPLGMATATAATAAAPSPAEAAAVTAAVESLISQGRPAMASSVETSAFPASAAFDGSSSTRWASVEGVDPQWIQVDLGAGASVSRVVLNWEAAYASKYKVQVSADGSSWTTLKDETAGNGGTDDITGLSGTGRYLRIYGTARGTTYGYSLYEVKVYGTAGTPGGGTGGTVIDVSTAAQLSTALTAATPGQTIRLAPGTYQGSFVATTPGTASAPITITGPRTAIITNDGPSGTLNGCPHPGDGWDSGYGLWLYGASYWNITGLTVADAKKGIVLDTATHVTIDGVLVRDIEDEGVHFRKSSADGVIKNSEITRTGLAQPGYGEGLYLGSANSNFTCYADSSGRDRSDRVQVIGNAFGPGIAAEHIDIKEGTEGGVVRGNSFDGTGLSGQNSADSWIDVKGNGYLFEDNTGTFSSPGTFANGYETHNPLTGYGCGNIWRGNDSDLGDVGGYAVFVSSTSKCSGNPNKVYASNTVTGAVNGLTNITVTP